The sequence CGCGACCAGAAGCGGAACTGGCGAAAGTAGACCAGATCCCCGGTGCGCAGCCACAGCCACTCGACCACGACCAGATAGACGCCGAGGCCGATGGTGAGCGTGGGAAAGGTGATGTGGAAGGCGGTGGTCAGGGCGAATTGCAGCCGAGAGAGGAAAACGGGATCAGTCAGAAAGTCCATGGCGGCTCCTGTGCCTGCGGTCAAGGGCGCGGATTTTTGACGGCGACGCCGAGGATATAGAGCGACGATTCATGGTAGCCCGGCTGCAGGGACAGGCCCTGCGCGTCCATGACCGCCCGGAATTCGGGGCCGTGGAAGCGGTCCACCCGGGGATGGGCCAGCATAATGCGAAAAAGCGGATTGGCATAGAGCGGCGGATAGATCTCCTCGAAATAAAACGTCCCGCCCGGCCGCAACACCCGGCCGACCTCGGCCAGGCCGCGCCGCCAGTCAGGCAGGTGGTGGATGATGCCGAAGTTGACCACCGCATCGAAGGCCCCGTCGCGGTAGGGCAGGCGCTCGGCGTCGCCGTGAACGAAAAGGGCGAAGCGCCCCAGATCGCTTTTCGCGCGTCGGCCGGCGGCCACCTTGACCATGGCCGGGTCCACGTCGAGGCCGTGGTAGAGGCCGGGTTTGAACAGACGGGAGAAAATCCCCGCCCCGCCGCCGTCGCCGCAGCCGATTTCGAGCACCTTCGCCCCGGCGGGGATGGCCCGCGTGGCCCGGAAATAATTGACTTCGCGCCATTGGGCGATCTTGCGCACGAAGCTGCGGCAGTAAAACCGCTCCGGCCAGTTGACCTCCATACTCCCCTCTCCTTACCGCCGGACAGGCGTCATCATGCCATGTTGCATCAGACAGCCGGGGGCGATGTCAAGAAAAAAATCTGTTACGGCTACAACTTGCGTCCGGTGAAAATCCGGGCCAGGCCAAAGGTCAGGTCCGTGACCGAGCACGCGGCAAAGCCCGCCTCGGCCATTTGGGCCAGAAAGTCCCCGTCTTTCGGGAAGGCGTCCACGGACTCGACAAGGTAGCTGTAGGCATAGTCCGTACGCGAGAGGAAGTTGCCGAACGGCGGCAGGATGCGGTCGAAATAAAAGCGGTAGAGCGCCTTGCCGAGGCCATGGCGCGGCATGCCGAATTCCATGATGTGCATGCGCCCGCCAGGGACCAGCACGCGGTTAAATTCGCGCATGACCGCCACGCGCTCGGTGATGTTCCTGATGCCGAAGGCCATGGTCACGGCGGCGACGGCATTCTCGCCAAGGGGCAGCTCCCGGCAGTCGGCCACGCCGAGGGAATACCCCGAAACACCGCGCCGCCGGATCTTCTCCCGGGCCACGGCCAGCATGGCCGGGGAAAAATCGAGCCCCAGCACGCGCAACCCGGGACGGCGGCGGCGGATGGCGAGCGCCACCTCTCCCGTGCCCGTGGCCGCGTCGAGGACCAGGCCGTAGCCCGGCTCGATGGCGTCCACCAGACGCCTGCGCCAGTGGATGTCCACCCCCGCCGACAGGGCGGAATTCTGAAAGTCGTAGGAAAAGGCGATGTCCTCGAACATCCGCCGCACCTTGGTGTCGCGCATGCGTCCCTCCGCGAATGCAGGTCCTGTATATATCTGCCAGGGGCAACCTTGTCCTACGAAAGTTTCTTCCCGGCAACTCCCCTTCCACTTTCTCAAACACCACCCATGGAAAGAGAGCCTCTCGGCATACGTCGAGCCTAACCTCGTATGAAATTGAGGAAAGGGAGAGCACGAGAGGGGGCAACCCTTTTTAAAGGGTTGCCTCTCTCGCTTTCTCTTTCCGCCGTCCGCCCTCCGCTACGCGTGAGCCGGGGCGACAAGGCGTATCTTCTGCCAAGCCCCGCTTTTGTAACGCAAGGTCAGCACCACGGCCAGCGTGAGCACGTAGAGGAAAAACACGCTCCACAGGGCCACGATGCCGACATGGACGTAGGTCACGGCCAGCCAGGCCGGCAGGATCAGGGCCAAGACGGAAACGGCGGCCGCGGACAGCATGAGAAAGCGGGTGTCGCCCGCGCCGCGCAGCACGCCGAACCCCATGTGGATCACGATGTCGCAGCAGCCGATGGCCGCGCACCAGGCAAAAAGCGGCCGGCACAAGGCCACGACGCGGACAAAACCGGCATCATCCCCATGCGGCCGGAAAAACGCCGCCAACTGCTCCGGCAAGCCCAGAAAGACGACGATCATGACCGCCATATAGGCGGCCATCAGGCGCAAGGCGCTGCCGGCGGCGCGCCTGGCCAGATCCGGCCGTCCCGCGCCCATGGATTGCCCCACCACCACGGCCAGCCCCGAGGACAGGCCGAGCAGCGGCAAAAAGGCCGGCGTGTTGGCGGACACGACCAGACTCGTGGCGGCAAGCTCGGTGGTGCCAAGCCGGCCGGCCAGGGCGATGAAGACCGTCACCGCGAACATGTCGAGGAAAAACTGGGTCCCGCCCGGCGTTCCCAGGACCACGAGCTTGCGAAAAATCGCCGGATCCGGGCGAACGGCGCGGCGCACGTGGAAGAGCCGGTCGTTTTTCCGCGTGAAAATCAGGACGCCGTAGATGGCGGCCATCGCCCCCCAGGCGGCCACCGTGGCCAGGGCCGAACCGGTCACGCCCAGGGCCGGAAAGCCCAGACGGCCGAAAATGAGCATGTAGTTCAGCGGGATATTAAGCAGCGCACCGCCGAAATTGACCAGCATCACCGCCCGGGTGAGGCCCCGGCCGCTGAAAAAGGCGGCCAGGGAGGCCTCGAGCACCATGAGCCCGGCGCCGAGCATGAGCACCCGGAAATAGATTACTTCCAGCCGCCGCACCTCGGGCGCATGGCCCATGGCGTCAAAGACGGCCTCCGAGGCGAAGGACAGGGCGGCCAGGGTCAGGCAGGAGGCCAGAGCGAAATACACGCCCTGCCACAGCACCGCGCCGATGTCCTTGGGCCTGCCCGCGCCCACGTTCTGGGCGATGAGCACGCCGGCGTAGCCCACCGTGCCGAGAAAAAAGGATGTGCACAGGAAAAAAGCCGATCCCGAGGGCATGACTGCGGCCAGGGCGTCCTGGCTGTACCAGCTCAGAAAGAGCCTGTCGGTCAGATGCATGGCGGTAAGGGAAGCCATGCCTGCCAAAAGCGGCAATCCGACCCGCAGCACATGGGCATAGCCGCCAGGCCCATGCCAGCGTTTCATGATGACGACCTCGTGGGGCGACGCGATGGTGCGCCCCGGTTTGGACGGCGAAGGGAAGCAGCCGTCCGCGAAGCCGAGTAGAATGGCAAAGATGCGGCAACGCGTCAATGCAAAAGGCGGTCGCGGCCGGAAACCGACGCACCGGCAAGGCGGCAAAGCGGCAAGGCCCCGGGATCGCGCGCGCCGCAGGGAAAAAGCGCCGGCGGCGGCCCTGTGACGACATGCGCCCCAGCACACGGCCGGAGACGTCCCGGGCCCAGGCGCTATTCGATGTTTCGCGGAATCTTTTCCGCCGGCGGCCTGGCCGAGAGCATGGGGCCGGAGGAACCGGGCGCGGCCTTCACCCGGGCCATCATGGCCTCGTGGTCGCGCAGCACGGCGGCGAGCAGCGGCAGGGACAGATGATGGGCGGCGACGCGCGGGATGGCCGTGGCCTCAGTCTGGGCGCTGACCGGCTGATAGCCGGTCACGAAGCGGTAGGCAAACCCCGCTTCCTCGAGCATCTTGGTATAGGCCGCGTTGGTCGAGCCGTAGGGGTAGGCGAAATACTTGGTGTCGTGGCCGATCACCTTCCGGAAACGCTCCACGCTTTTGCGGATGTCCTCGCGGGCGAAAGCCGCATCCCGGGTCAGGCGGGGGGAATGGCTGTAGGAATGGTTGGCGAAGGTGACCTTGGGGTAGGTCTTGAGTTCGTCGATATCGGCCTGGGACAGCGTTTTGGGGCTGCCCGGGTTGCCCACGTAGGCCATGGGCAAAAAGAGCGTGAAGGGCAGGTCGCGGCGCTTGAGCTCCGCATAGGCGTCCATGACCGAAGACCAGCCGTCGTCGATGGCGATGACCACCGCCCCTTCCGGCGGGTTGCGCTTTTCGTCGATGCAGCGGACCAGTTCGTCCAGGGAAATGACCTTGTGGCCGGTGCGTTCCAGGTAGTCGAGCTGGGCCGCAAACGCCGCCAGGGAAATGGACATGGACGAGCGACCGCCGAAACTGTGGTAGACGAGGATGGTCGCGGCCCGAACCGGGACCGCCCCGAGGAGCAGCAGCAGGCACAAGACCGCCGACCCGGCGGCGACAAGCCTTTCGGCGCGCATGGGCACCCTCCCTGGAACAACCGCCGACTTCAACCTGGACATATTCCCGGCGCCGGCTCCCGGACATCCTGTCAAGGCGTGAGCCTACCGGAGGCGGCGTCTTCACGCAACCGCGCGGCCGCGTCCATGATCGTGTTCACGTACACCCGGCTGTGGTTGTAGGCGTAAAAAACCTTGCGCATGGCCTCGTCGGACATGCCCGTCTTCCAGCCCATGGCCCGCAAAATGTTGCCCAGGCTCATCAACGCGTCGGCGACGTCGAACAGGTCGGCCTTGCCGTCGCCGTCGCCGTCCACGGCGTATTTGAGCGCGTTGGAGGGCATGAACTGGCAGATGCCGATGGCCCCGTAAATGGAGCCGGGGATGGACAGCGGGTCCATGTTCTGGGCGTCGGCGTAGCGCAGCAAGGCCTTGAGCTCGCCGTAGGCCCACTCGCCCTTTTGAAGGGCTTTTTTCTCCAACCAGGCCCGCCGGTCGGGGGAAGGCTTCTCGTAGGCGAAGGCCGACTCGATGCGTTTCAGATCCTCGGCGGCGACAAGGCTCGACAGGTTGACCACGGCCACCCGGTCGCCGAGGTAGAGCCCCACCCGGGTTTCCACCGCCAGCAGCGCCACCAGGTATTCCTCGGGCACGCCGTAGCGTTGCCGCACCCGGGAGAGCGCCTCGCGATTGCGGGCGTAAAACTCCCGGGCCTCGCCCAGGCGCTGGGGCGTGAGCACGATATCGTGGACCTCCCGGGCGCTGAAGTCCGGGTAGGCGATGTTCTCCGGAGCGCGCACCGGATTCCTGGCCAGCTCCTCCAGCAACGATTCGCTGGCCGCCGGGTTCGGCGGCAGCCCCACCGCCGTCTGGTAGGACTTGATGGCCCATTTGGTCATGCGGTCCAACCGCCCGTCCACCGGGCCGGGATACCAGCCCAAGGCCGAAAGCCTGTTCTGGGTGTCGGCAACGATCCGCAGCCCGTACTTGCGCATGTACAGGGACGTGAGCTTGTCGGCCATGGCGTTTTGGGAAAAGGCCATCTCGGCCCGGGAATACAGCCGGCGCAGCCTGGATTCGGAAAAGCCGTCGGCCACGAGCCGGCGCACCACCGGTTCGAAGGCCGGGTCCACCGTGGAGGCGGCCAACGCGGCTAGAGCGGCCCCCAGAAAGACCGCGACCAGCGCCGCCGACATGGCGTATCCGTACCAGCGCGTCCGCAACCGCGCCATCCAGGCCGTATCCATCGCGCCCCCGACGCTCTCAGGCCGTCCGCGCCCTGGCAAAGGCCGGGGCGATCCGGGACAGGACCGCCACCACGACCAGGGAAAAGACCAGCCTTCCGACGAATGTGCCCCACAGGCTCGCGCCGATCAAGCACATTAAGAGCGTGTCCTCGATAAGCGCGTGGGACAGGCTCATGAGACTTATGGCCGAAAACACGTCCCGGCGTTCCACCTTGCCCTGCCGCACGTCGAGCAGGATCAGCCCCGAACCGTAGGCCAGGCCCATGACCAGCCCGATGACGGTGATGGTGGCGGCCGCCCGGCCGATGCCCATAAGCCGCAAAAAGGGCATGAGCGCCGTTTCGAAAAGACGCGTCACGCCAAGGGCCCCCAACACGCGCATGAGCCCGACCAGACTGGCGATGACGCAATAGATCATGGCCAGGTTCTTCACTTCGCCGAAGGCCCAGGCGGCCAGGCTCGCGTCCGCGGCCGAGGGGGTGAACAGCAGCGGCGCCGGCTCCGTAAAAAGGTCCAACCCCGAAAAAATGCCGTGAAGCAACGCGCCGCAGGCCAGCGCCGCCGCCAGTCGCAGCACCGCCTGGCCGGTGAACCCCACGCCGCATTTCTTGGCGATGGCCCCCTCGACGAAAATGTTGTGGGCCAGGAGCATCATGGTGGCGATGACCGTGGCCTGGGCGACGGTGAGCGGCTCCATGGTCGGGACCAGGGCGGCGTGCACGGCCAGAGCGGCGTAAAGGTTGTTGGCTATGGCCGTGGCCCAGGACAGGCCGCACTCCGGCGGCAGACCGACCAGCCCCATGACCGGGGCCAGGGGCTTGGCCAAAAGCGTGATCAGGCCGAGTTCCTTGAGAATCTTCACGCCGATCAGGATCGGCACCATGACCTTGAACAGGTCGAGGCAGATCCGGGCGGCGTCCTTGGCCACTTTCGCGGCCTGTGCGGGGAGTTGGTCGAGGCGAAATTGCATGGAGCGGTCGGCCAAAAGGGCCTTCGTTTTTTAAGGCATCACCTTGTTGTTGCGGCTTAAGGCGGCATAGCGCGTGAAGGCGGCGTCGGTCATCACGCCCGCGCCCACATACACGGCGCGCCAGTCCTCGGGCGAGAGGGCGACGCCCTCCATGGCGGAGGTGAGCTGTATGTCGTAGACCATGATGGTAAGGTATTCCCGGGCCGGGTCGCTTCCGGTCCTGGCGGCGGCCAGGGCGGCGTCGGTCGTGGCCTGGGCGGACCAGTTCCCGGTCCAGGAGCCCACGTAGACCTGCCGGGCATAGCGCCTGTAGGCGTCCGGGTCCTCGGGTTTCGGCGCGGCGGCCTTGGCTTTGGTCACCGCGGCGCGCACCATGGCCACATTGTCTTCGGTCAGGGGCATGGCCGCCGGAGCGGTCGGTTTCCCGGCCGGGCGGGTCCCGGAAAAAAGGCCGCAGCCGCCAAGGAGCAAGGTCGAAAGGACCAGAAACGCCGTCAAGGCCGTGCGCGCCATGGAAGCCTCCGGGAGATGCGATCCGTGCGGCGCGAAGAAAGCATGTTCCGGCCATTTTGTCCATGGCGGCGGGAGGGTTGCCGGCCCCGCCCGCCGCGTTTGGTCCCTACTTCTTGGACAGGGTGTCGAAGGCGCTCAGGATGTGGGACGAGTAGACGAAGGCCGCTCCGGCGTTGAGGCCTATGGCCACGGCCAGGGTTTCGAGGAGTTCCTCGCGGCTGGCCCCGGCGTCCACGGCGGCCTTGCTGTGCACGGCGATGCAGGTTTCGCAGCGCGTGGTCGCGGCCACGGCCAGGGCGATGAGTTCGCGGGTCTTGGCGTCGAGAGCGCCATGGGCGGCGGCCGCCTCGTCAAAGGTGCGTATGGCGCTCATGATTTTGGGATTGCCTTTGGCCAACTCGCCGAGATCCTGCATGGCGTCGCCAAGCAATCCCTTCCAATCGGTGGACATGCCGTAGTACTCCTTAAAGTCTTGCCGCCATCCGGCGGCGGTTGCCGGAAACGCGGACCCCTCCGCTTCCGGATTGGTCCGTGCTGGCGCAAAACCGCGCGCGGGTCAAGGGCGGGGCTTCAGCGGGGTCCGACCCGGGCCATGACCTTGGCCACGTAATCCCGGGTTTCGGGGATATCGGGGATGGGACCGCCTTTTGGGACGCGGCCGGGTCCGGCGTTGTAGGCGGCCAGGGCCAGGCGCACGTCGCCGTAGGCGTCGAGCAGCCGGCGCATGTAGCGTATGCCTGCCTCCAGGTTGCTTGCGCCGTCGAAGGCGTCGTCGAGGCCCAGATCCCTGCCGGTGTCGGGCATGATCTGCATGAGCCCGGCCGCGCCTTTCGGGGAGACGGCCCGGGTCTCGAAGCCGGACTCCACTTCCACCATGGCGGTCACGAGGCGCGGGTCCATGCCGCTGCGGCGGCAGTAGTAGCGGATGAAGGGAATGACCTTGCGTTCGTCCGTGCCGGCGGGCAGGCGCATGTAGTCGAAGGGCCTGTAGCGGTCGTTGAGCTTTTTGTTGCTGAGGTGGATGGAGCCCTTGGCGTCGCGGTATTCGTAGATGGTGTCGGCCCTTGCCTGTGGCGCGACGGCAAGGGCGGCCAGCACGAGGGCCGGAAGGAGGCGGCGCGGCGCGAACATGGCGGCCAGTGTGCGTGGCCGTGGCGAATTTTGCAAGCCGCTTCGGGGTTGGGAAGGAGCGAGAGGGGAAACCCTTTGAAAAGGGTTTCCCCTCTCGCGCTCTCCCCTTCCGAAACTTTCTTATGGGGTTAGGCACGACACCCATAGATCGTACATGTGGAAAGGGCTTGCCGAGGAGCATCATGAAACACGGGGGATTACCCGTCAGGTCGCGCTTAGTGGCGAAAGGCCAGGGCGAAGTCGTGTATGGCCACGGTCTGGGTCTCCGCGCCCGTGGCCTCGGTCCAGCCGAAGCGTATGGCGTCGAGTCTGGCGTGGTCGGCGGCGGCCAGGCGCACGGTGCTCGATACGAGGGCGGGCTCCGCCGTGTAGTCGGCTGTCACGTCGCTTTTTCCCGTGCCTGTCGGGTCGATCCAGGCCAGCACGGTGTAGACGCCCTCCCCGCTTTCGGTCGCGCGGTGGATTTCCACGCGCATGGCGTGTTCCTCGGCGTCTTCGAGCCAGTTCGCCCCACCGCGCGGTACGACCCGTTCCTGGTAGCCGGAGCTGGTCTTGTCCGGATTCCGGGGGGAATCCCCCGCGCCGTGGGTATTGTCGTCGCAGTTCGTTTCCGTCCCGCCCCAATAGACGATGGCCACGTGATTGGCGTTGGATTTGTCGCGCCGGGAATTGGACGACGCCGGGTTTCCGCCGCCCCTGTTCGGGTAGGTGTCCACTTCGATAGCCATTTTCGGGGCTTTTATGCCCTGCCCGCTGATTCCCGGGCCGGCATAGCCCAAATATTCGCCCATTCTGCCGAACGTCGGGCCGCCGGCGGCGGCCTCGGGATCGTTTTCGGCCGTCACTATGGCGAAGGTGAAGCCGTCTCCCCGCTCCTTGGAGTCGGAGGAATTGTCGTAGTCGTCGAAAGTGAAGCCGAAGGAGACGCGCAGGCCGCTGCCGAAGGCGCATTTCCCCGCGTCGCAGGCGGCCTTGCTGCCGGTGTACCACACGGCCGCGCTCGAGTCGGACGTTCCGCCGCCAAGGCGCACCCAGCCGTCAACGTAGCGGCTGGCGTATTGGGCCCACAGCGAAACCCATTCCGCATAGGAAAGACTATTGGACGCCTTGGAGGCATCGGTGCCAAAGACGAGGATGGCCTCCGCCACATTGGTGGTTTCGCCGAGGGTCGGGGCCTTGAACGCGTCGATATCGTTGGCGAAGGTGATGGTGGCGGCGGTTTGGCGGCGCATGGCGACGCGCACGTTGGTTTCGCGCGGCGAACCGGGGTCCACGGTGCCGATGCTGGTCACGGTCACCGCGCCGACGGCGTCCGGGCCGGACTGGGTGAGGGTGATGGCGTCGTCGCCTATGGAAAAGGTGCCGCTGCGGCCGTCTGCCCAGAAGTTGAGGCCGGACAGGGCAAGGTAATAGGCGCGCATTTCGTTTGCGCCGGCCTGTGTCGTGAGCACGGCATGGGGAGAGGTGAGGATGAGGCCCGCGGCCAGGCCGGAGAGAACAACGAGCGCGCCGACGGAGAAAAGGAGGGTGGAGCCGGATTGGGGAACAACCGGAATGATCGTTTCGGTATTCGATACAGACCCACCGTCACAATCCATGGCAACCACTCGCCGCAAAAGACTAAAAAAGCGGCGCAGGGCCAAAGGGGATACCGCTTTAAAATAATATACCCTCCAGCACCTCCTCTGTCATTTTAAAATAGCATCATATAAATAATAATATACGATTTATAAGTCTATTTATCAAAACACCTCATCGTTTCGAAAAGTACGTTGACTCAACATAATCCATATGTATATCCGGCCTCCCTCCCCATAAACCTGTAATATCTCCATCCGAACAATATAATGCACCTGTCATCCATGTTCCACTGCCCAATTTAACGCCAGTACCACCATAAACTGTCCCAAACCAAACACCACCCTGTATCGAAAACTTACCTGTTACATCAGCAAACAATTTACTAGCATACTCTTTATAAGAAAGATTCAAAGATTGTGGTAGTTTTGTTGTATTTTTAAAACACTTCTGTGAGCTCGTGGTTTTAATATACACGTTTTGCGGCGTAACCGTCATATCACCAGACACAAATATATTCACATAACCGCTGGATAAATCAAAACAAACATTATATCCCCAAGGAATCGTAAAATTTCTATATGAATAAGAATGATCATTTAAATCTTTTCCTGTAAACGTACATTGCTTATTAACACATAACTCATTGTTTGTTGCATCAAAATCAGTAGAAGTTGAAGGAGTTTCATGGCCGGGAAAAACCAATTCTGTAGTACAAGACTTTGGAGCAGCCACAGTTTCAATTACAACATTTTCATAATCTCCAGAGCCAGAAATATCCCCATACGAGTTCACATGCGCTGTCCCATAAATATGACCGTTGGTAGTATCAATCGTTCCCTGTGTATAAACATCCCCAGTAACCGATGCGTTGCTGTTAAATGTAACCGCCCCTACAGCTCTAACCGTGCCTACAACAGGACGCCCTATAACCACCCCCCCCTGTGAATAGACATCGCCATATAGAACGTTCCCGGATGTCGCTAACTCTATATCAGAATTTGAGCATATTTCTATTGGATTATCCACTGTTCCAACAACATTTTTAGTAACTGTAAGCATTTGTGTTGATGACGTAGACACAATAGAACCAGTTAAGTTTGATCCTTCATTCATATCTATTGTTGACGCTGCGATATTCCCATTCAAATCTCCACCAAATGAAATTGCCCCCTTTGCACCCAATAAATTCTTTGACAACCCGCTTCCACTTGGACCACCACCAGATGATCCAGTATAAGTGTACTTTACTCCCAAGACTGGATCTATTTTATAATTATATTTTGCATTATTTCCCTCAGCATCTACACTACCCACAATATACTCAATATCATATTCATTTTGTGATATAGTATTGTTTACAACTGAATATGTAAAGCCATCATTTGGCGAGATTGAATACGTTACAGCTGAAGCACCCTCCATCATATTTGCGACAAATTGATTAGCGTATAAACTATTTTCACTGGCTTTTTGCATCGATTGAATGAACTGCAACCCGGCATTGGCATTGTAATACGCCCGCATGCCGGCTTCCTGCTCCAGCTTTCCCCGCGACGCCGACGGGCTCATGAGTGACACGCCGGCCGCGACAGCGCCAAGCACCACAAGCGCCCCGATCATCCACAACAGCGTGGAACCGGATGACGACCTGGGACCTTCCCCAAACACATTGGATACGGCGCGGCGAAGTCGCTTCATGACATGCTCACTCGTCTTTAATCTTGTTCAGAGCCACCCGGGTGGAATACGCCTGCGAAAACCCCTGGCTTGGATCGTCCCCGACCATGGTAAAGGAGATGCCGATCAGCGAAGTGCCGCTGCTGTCGAAGGTCGTGGCTGCGGGAGCGGCATAGTTGGTATAATAGGTGAACCGCAGCGAATCGGCGGCGACGCCATCCGTCAGCACATACCCTGTTCCATTCAGGGAATACATAATCTTATCATCAGACTGCGATATAACAATCGCATCATTGTCAAGCGATGTGTTGTAGGAAATGGAATTCGTTCCCCCTGACGAAGACGCTGGCGTAAGATAGGTAAAATCGATCGTCATCCGCTGCAGGGCATTCTGGGCTTTCTGCACGGCGGCGGTCGAATTGCGCGCCATGGTGTAGCCCGAGACGAAATTGGTGAACATGCGTGAAGTCAAAAGCGCCATGACGCCAAGCAGCACCAGGACGAACACGACTTCGAGCAACGTAAAGCCGCCGCAACGACTTTTAGCGACACGTCGTTCGCCGCGCATCTCAATTGCCCCCCGGAATATTGCAATTCACAGTCGCCTTGTTGCTCCCAAAAATATAACTCAGGCTGACACTGGAACTGGCGTCCGGCTTGATGGTCACGAGCAGAAACTGATCGGCGCTGGAATTGGTGACGAATGTATTGGAGTCAGGACAAACGAAATTCTTGTTCGTAATGACGTAACTCGACCCGCTTCCGTGCATGGTCTGCACCTGGCCGACCGTCCCAAGCGCGGTATTAAATGCGCTCAAGTTACTATAATTCCCCTTTTCCTTATCCGATATCATGTTCTCCAGCACAAGCTGCAAGCTGGCGTCTGTCTGCAACTGCTTGACGGGAATATCCGTGCGCGTGATGCCCGAGGAAAAATAGGAAGCGGCAATCATCGCGACAATCCCGAAGAGCACGAGCGTCATGATGATTTCCAGGAGCGTAAAGCCCAGCGAGGA comes from Solidesulfovibrio fructosivorans JJ] and encodes:
- a CDS encoding bactofilin family protein, coding for MRAYYNANAGLQFIQSMQKASENSLYANQFVANMMEGASAVTYSISPNDGFTYSVVNNTISQNEYDIEYIVGSVDAEGNNAKYNYKIDPVLGVKYTYTGSSGGGPSGSGLSKNLLGAKGAISFGGDLNGNIAASTIDMNEGSNLTGSIVSTSSTQMLTVTKNVVGTVDNPIEICSNSDIELATSGNVLYGDVYSQGGVVIGRPVVGTVRAVGAVTFNSNASVTGDVYTQGTIDTTNGHIYGTAHVNSYGDISGSGDYENVVIETVAAPKSCTTELVFPGHETPSTSTDFDATNNELCVNKQCTFTGKDLNDHSYSYRNFTIPWGYNVCFDLSSGYVNIFVSGDMTVTPQNVYIKTTSSQKCFKNTTKLPQSLNLSYKEYASKLFADVTGKFSIQGGVWFGTVYGGTGVKLGSGTWMTGALYCSDGDITGLWGGRPDIHMDYVESTYFSKR
- a CDS encoding prepilin-type N-terminal cleavage/methylation domain-containing protein, which translates into the protein MRGERRVAKSRCGGFTLLEVVFVLVLLGVMALLTSRMFTNFVSGYTMARNSTAAVQKAQNALQRMTIDFTYLTPASSSGGTNSISYNTSLDNDAIVISQSDDKIMYSLNGTGYVLTDGVAADSLRFTYYTNYAAPAATTFDSSGTSLIGISFTMVGDDPSQGFSQAYSTRVALNKIKDE
- a CDS encoding type II secretion system protein codes for the protein MNKPSAAASSLGFTLLEIIMTLVLFGIVAMIAASYFSSGITRTDIPVKQLQTDASLQLVLENMISDKEKGNYSNLSAFNTALGTVGQVQTMHGSGSSYVITNKNFVCPDSNTFVTNSSADQFLLVTIKPDASSSVSLSYIFGSNKATVNCNIPGGN